Proteins encoded together in one Triticum dicoccoides isolate Atlit2015 ecotype Zavitan chromosome 7B, WEW_v2.0, whole genome shotgun sequence window:
- the LOC119335790 gene encoding auxin-responsive protein SAUR50-like: protein MEERGRGGSNKIRDIVRLQQLLKRWKRMAVAPGGRGKNGGGGGGAVPKGSFAVYVGEEMRRFVIPTEYLGHWAFEELLREAEEEFGFRHEGALRIPCDVEAFEGILRLVAAGKKDSAGAAADMCDRSCSSETEILCR from the coding sequence ATGGAGGAGCGGGGCAGGGGCGGGAGCAACAAGATCCGGGACATCGTGCGGCTGCAGCAGCTGCTCAAGCGGTGGAAGCGGATGGCGGTGGCGCCGGGCGGCCGAGGcaagaacggcggcggcggcggcggcgccgtgcCCAAGGGGTCCTTCGCGGTGTACGTCGGCGAGGAGATGCGGCGGTTCGTGATCCCCACCGAGTACCTGGGCCACTGGGCCTTCGAGGAGCTGCtccgggaggcggaggaggagttcGGGTTCCGGCACGAGGGCGCGCTCCGGATCCCCTGCGACGTCGAGGCCTTCGAGGGCATCCTCCGGCTCGTCGCCGCCGGGAAGAAGgactccgccggcgccgccgccgacatgtGCGACCGCTCCTGCTCCTCCGAGACCGAGATCCTCTGCAGATGA
- the LOC119340412 gene encoding auxin-responsive protein SAUR21-like, producing the protein MMVMGYFRAPRIGGRRKETKSKAGAAPQAEEAGLREALLEPAGGVLPKGYFAVYVGEEARRFVVPTGYLREPAFRDLMERAADEFGFAQADGLRVPCAEEDFEELLRRLHRKNGSGSGKGKN; encoded by the coding sequence ATGATGGTGATGGGATACTTCCGCGCGCCCAGGATCGGCggcaggaggaaggagacgaagagCAAGGCCGGCGCGGCGCCGCAGGCCGAGGAGGCGGGGCTCCGGGAGGCGCTGCTGGAGCCGGCCGGCGGCGTGCTCCCCAAGGGGTACTTCGCGGTGTACGtcggggaggaggcgcgccggttCGTGGTGCCCACGGGGTACCTGCGGGAGCCGGCGTTCCGGGACCTCATGGAGCGCGCCGCCGACGAGTTCGGCTTCGCGCAGGCCGACGGGCTGCGCGTGCCCTGCGCCGAGGAGGACTTCGAGGAGCTGCTCCGCCGGCTCCACCGCAAGAACGGCTCAGGAAGCGGCAAGGGGAAGAACTAA